The following coding sequences lie in one Equus asinus isolate D_3611 breed Donkey chromosome 1, EquAss-T2T_v2, whole genome shotgun sequence genomic window:
- the TBRG4 gene encoding FAST kinase domain-containing protein 4: protein MAARLVKRCTCLLREAALLAPAVSPVGQLRLARVAHKTLTSSATSPSSHFPGSLSELVEREQVFTPYPERQEVDHLIEKAARPEELLDLLGGGHCLHQNHAALILIRLSRLLSEKPGDKASLVRDARFQQLLHLVNSQITTVWHGTLVKLLRSLYALALPSGSKELQSVEQEVRWRMRRLKYKHLAFLAESSTTYMQERESRELLAELLVHLERRWAEIEDGRTVVAMMMKVGHLSESLMNRLEDKCLELVEQFGPDELRKVLVTLAAQNRRSVPLLRAVSYHLVQKPFPLTKGMLLDLAYAYGKLGFHQTQVFQRLAADLLPHTPSLTSGEVARCAKSFAFLKWLNLPLFEAFAQHVLNRAQSTTVPHLCNMLLAFARLNFRPEREDQFFSLVREKLGSELAGLDPALQVDVVWALCVLQQVREAELRAVLRPEFHTQFLGGESPKDQSIFQKLLHINATAQLEHPEYTSPLLPASALIPRLSALDKKVTPLQKELQETLKGLLGSSDRGSFMVATQYGWVLDAEVLLDADSQFLPLRDFVAPHLTPPSGSQPLPPGAKRLAFLRWEFPNFNSRSKDLLGRFVLARRHVLAAGFLVVDVPYYEWLELKSEWQKGAYLKDKIRKAVAEELAK from the exons ATGGCAGCTCGCCTGGTGAAGCGATGTACATGCCTCCTGAGAGAGGCTGCTCTTCTAGCCCCTGCCGTATCTCCGGTTGGCCAACTGAGACTTGCCAGGGTAGCGCATAAGACTCTGACTTCCTCAGCTACCTCACCCAGTTCCCACTTCCCAGGATCCTTGTCAGAGCTTGTGGAGAGGGAACAAGTCTTTACTCCCTACCCAGAGCGCCAGGAGGTGGACCACCTCATCGAGAAGGCTGCCCGGCCTGAGGAGCTCCTGGACCTGCTTGGTGGTGGTCACTGCCTGCACCAGAACCATGCAGCGCTCATCCTCATCCGCCTCTCTCGCCTGCTGTCTGAGAAGCCAGGAGACAAAGCCTCGCTCGTTCGGGATGCCCGCTTCCAGCAGCTTCTCCATCTCGTCAACAGTCAG ATAACCACGGTCTGGCACGGCACCCTCGTGAAGCTGCTCCGGAGCCTCTATGCACTGGCGCTCCCCTCAGGATCCAAGGAGCTGCAGTCGGTGGAGCAGGAGGTCCGCTGGCGAATGCGCAGGCTCAAGTACAAGCACCTGGCCTTCCTGGCCGAGTCGAGCACCACCTACATGCAGGAACGGGAGTCCCGGGAGCTGCTGGCTGAGCTCCTCGTGCACCTGGAGCGGCGCTGGGCAGAGATTGAAGACGGCCGCACAGTGGTGGCCATGATGATGAAGGTGGGGCACCTCTCAGAGTCACTGATGAACCGCCTGGAGGACAAG TGCCTGGAGCTGGTGGAGCAGTTTGGCCCCGACGAGCTGCGGAAGGTGCTGGTGACGCTGGCAGCTCAGAACCGGCGGTCGGTGCCCTTGCTGCGGGCCGTCTCTTATCACCTGGTCCAGAAGCCCTTCCCCCTGACGAAAGGCATGCTCCTGGACCTGGCCTATGCCTACG GTAAACTCGGCTTCCACCAGACCCAGGTGTTCCAGCGCTTGGCCGCCGACCTGCTGCCCCACACACCCAGCCTGACATCTGGTGAGGTGGCCCGCTGCGCCAAGTCCTTCGCCTTCCTCAAGTGGCTCAACCTGCCCCTGTTCGAGGCCTTTGCCCAG CACGTCCTGAACAGAGCCCAGAGCACCACTGTGCCACACCTGTGCAACATGCTCCTGGCTTTCGCCCGTCTGAACTTCCGTCCAGAACGAGAGGATCAGTTCTTCAGCCTG GTGCGGGAGAAGCTGGGGTCGGAGCTGGCAGGCCTGGACCCGGCCCTGCAAGTGGACGTGGTGTGGGCCCTGTGTGTGCTGCAACAGGTGCGGGAGGCGGAGCTGCGGGCTGTGCTCCGCCCTGAATTTCACACCCAGTTTCTAG GTGGCGAGTCCCCAAAGGATCAGAGTATCTTCCAGAAGCTGCTGCACATCAATGCCACCGCCCAGCTGGAGCACCCCGAGTATACCAGCCCCCTTTTGCCGGCCTCAGCCTTGATCCCCAGGCTCTCAGCTCTTGACAAGAAGGTGACCCCCTTGCAGAAGGAGCTGCAGGAGACACTGAAGGGACTGCTGGGGAGCTCCGACAGGGGCAGCTTCATGGTGGCCACGCAGTATGGCTGGGTTCTGG ATGCTGAGGTGCTGCTGGACGCCGATAGCCAGTTCCTGCCCCTGAGGGACTTTGTCGCCCCTCATCTCACCCCACCCTCCGGGAGCCAGCCGCTTCCCCCTGGGGCCAAGAG gctggccttccTGCGCTGGGAGTTCCCTAACTTCAACAGCCGAAGCAAAGACTTGCTGGGGCGCTTTGTGCTGGCCCGGCGACACGTGCTGGCTGCTGGCTTCCTAGTGGTAGAC